The sequence ccaaaggaggacaaagtaacctggattttacaaatgtttcgcattatatacaaaacacgttcaaccgcacacttattcaccgaacattgaaatcagaaccaaaaactaggattttacgaatgttctaaatcctacctaaaacacgtccgatcacgcaccaattgtttatggcccgtttacatattcgctagttctagcagacaatgcactatccgacaatactagcgcgaaattagcataatgtaaacacaaTTAGCCgatgacaattcctgtttacattgtgctaatatcgcgctagtattgtcggctagtgcattgtccgctagaactagcgtatatgtaaacgggccattactCACTCGGCtgcgcgaactatctgcttactgagcagaaacacgacaaaacaggcactgacagtcgcgcaatgcagaacataatattgcgcataagccccaaaattttattcccacctttgggtttccgcgccgagcactcagcgccagactcggcgacaaggagatagtggtcaagttggtactcctgattttttgacaacttatgtcgattggttgtgtgagtgcaccggtgtaaaaaaatagagcttttagccgaaaatttaattgtgAAAGCACATTTTGACAGTAATATAGATGTATATgtgaataaaatgtgcaaatgcttTATCGCGGAAGCaatcgctgaagacaagtgtcaatgatttcagtgacgaaacgaaaagtttcaatgcaaaaagcaatatttcggcaaatcgcgcgatcgttctgctgtccgaaacaagagccaacacgcactgaactcacgatgccatcaaaaacaacagaaattcgagagCGTAAATGGAGGTGGGTCAGCCACACATTACGACAGAGCGGAGACGTAATCTGCAAACAAGCGCTGAACTGGAATCCAACATAACATATAGGGGTATTTCGGcattctagccggaataaagttaaattttcaaaattgtcctagagcagtctaaatatgtctcaaacttctctgaatagtagacgagccactcctagtactaggttttctatttagatttaaagttttactactacacttctagaaagttagaggtttttcattgaggaaattaccggttttctctgttgaatttaattacgttcggtatgttttattgtggtcaaatatttgtcacagtaatccacagatcagtacataccatgaaaaagtagacaaaatagtatcatgtaaatgtgtttttgacaagaataaatgattctgaacacaaatacaaaagagtaattcgaagtccattttcgagctaaaactagttaatattcctcatattttcaataagcaaaaaacacttattcgatgatattcggtaatatttcaGTATAGAGATGACGCATCTATGTCTATATTTTAGGatcccgaagaaaaatcttgcgcaaatttgcgccattttgaaagcggatgtttttagtttggtagtgtatttaaggcatttatgacctatatcatacattcaacatccctatgaaaagaggaagagtcatAGAGCAATTTCCATGACGCCATCTTTTAGCTCTATGTTTCCCCTTGCAAACACATAGAGTTAAACTGATTTCGGTAGAAGCAATGACGAGaacgaattaattgaaattatcaatgtttttcagggttttaaagggtaaagcacatgggtcaaaaagtgaaaattaagaaaactgatatttcagctaaattatcatcacagtatcataaaataaggtgaaatatagcagtttgagagataaaatcatttattccggctagattgcgaaaatacccctatgtggcGACGTAGCctcaacaaataaataaaggaagtcGACAGGAATCTGACCTGGGCCCAGGTCAAGGCTAAAGCAAGCTTGGCGTCCTACTTGGCGGTTAACTGGGGGGCTTGATACTCTACTGGTTGAGCCTCCACAGTAAGGACGGCGGGTGTTTATCGGATTTTTGGTTCGACCGCCTGGAAACGAATAAATCTTATACGCTTAGCTTCCACTAGGGTGACCTTATAAAATTTTCCCAAAAGAGGACAGTTTCTCCAAATCGTCCCGAAAAGGAGGGCATTTGATTGGAAAAGGAGGACATGagaaagaaaatataaaaaacaaaaatcccTGTATTTGTCattaaattgtttgttttttcttgggATGGCCAGTCAAATTCGACATACAACTTGTATGTATAATACAAGCTTATTCTCTAacttattcaaatttaaaaaaatgagagaACGAACTCACCAACTTCATAGTGAATTTCAATTGAACAAGCTTCAATATATTTTAACAGTGGTGAACAAATGTTTAATATATCAATAAACTGGCATTTTCAAACTTTGcacagaattaaaaaaaactgacatGTGATTAATTTTGTATGATGCAATTTGAAACAATAAATGCGACTAAATTATCCAAAATACACTGCGACAAAACGGGTTAATCGTAACTCGCAGGTTACAAGCTTTTGCAGCAAGCTAACTTCCATGTTTTTGTTTGTCGCTCCCGGCCACGACCTcctccagacctaagcgatttcatcgccgcgattctatcgtagGGTCGcggcaggcaatgttccatttacgcttccataccaacggcgacagaatcgcagtcgccaaacgatagaatcacgtcgcgtgtgtttgggggaaccttaggTCTACTATATGGCGCTTTGCCATGTTCAGTCAAAATCACCCGCTCGTCAATTCTCCCAACAAAGTTCCTTGGTTTGATTTCTACTGTTGTGTATAtaaatttaattcatttcaagaggcttcataATCATTTCCGACTGAAAAATAACTTTCCTGTCAACATGCATGCAAATGACATTCATTGATTAAAAATGTGTGTTATTTTTGCATGGTAGCTTGGGAGGCAAAATATGTTCCTAATATAATCGCAATGAATCGAGAATTTGATCTTCAAATATGACCATTTTGTGTGAAATTCAACGCTGGCGTTATAATTTTACTGAGCACGTGTTTTTGGAGTtcaatgatagcctttcggtataaCTTTATTGTATAAGAAAGGCAAAAGCGAGAGTAGGTATCATAACATAAGACATCACagaaatatcaataaaaaaacGTTCATATTTTGTCCGTCTCGCATAACTTAGGATGTAGCAGAATCGCTGAACCAAAAAACATGTCAGCAACGAAGTGTACTGAAGCGATCAACAGTAAACCAAAAGCGTACGATCAAGACAGAAAAACCAAAATCAATTATAAATAAACTAAATTATGGCCTTCACTTTCCCTTCAAAATAGGATGTCCTCGACCATTGTTCATCGCTTTGACTCGAGAATTTCCGGTTGTGCGACTCTAACTTTAGTTTTTCTTTCGCTGTTTATAAACGTTGCGACGAATCAAAATCTATTTAAACCTTTCATCGATCGGAGTTGGTTTCACTAACAAGCACACCTACGGAAAATGGCGAGGGTAAGCTTATGTTGGTTCGCATAACAAATAACATTTTAATCGAGTATTTTATGAATTTCAGGTTATAATATCGATTATGACCCTAGTTGTCACCGCGACAGCCCAAAATGTCATTCAGGTTCCACCTCCTAACCTTCAACAAATTGGACAACCTGAATACACACCAATCCAACCATTCAACATCGCTCCAGATGGATTCTACGGCTTCAATCCCTATTCCAATGCCATAGGACCGCCCCAGCAAGTTCCGTTTGCTGTCGATCCGTACAACAGCATTGCTCCTTCGCCATATAATTATCCAGTTCCTGCTAATGCTCATCCCGCTTTCCAAAACCAACCCTTCCCACAGTTTCCCGGTTTTCCGCAATTGCCTCAGTTCTTCCCTCAATTCCCTGGTCCTTTTCAACCAGGCGTTCAGTCAGTTATCCCACCACATGCAATCCAGCAGGGGCCACCCCAAGCGAACCCTCTAGCTGCTGTGTCCTACATGAACTTCCAAACGCAACAGGCCACTCAGCCCCCGCAACCATTGCGACCGGCCATTGCCCCTGCTCAGGGTGTTAACGGTCTACCGAAACCTGTGAGCACCCCGAATGTAAACAGCAACAATCAAGCCTATGGGTCTTCTTACGGGATGTATGTTCCGGCAGGGGCAGCACCATCAGaagcaacagcaacaacaacagcagcagaagGGTCAACTAAGGGAGCGCGTTATGAGGCCGTGAGTGGCGATACCGTTCACACCGCTACCCTTCCAGGGCATGAGAAGGACTACAAGGTGGTGAGCGGACACGCAGCACCCGTCGACGTTGCTGTGCCGGTATCGAAGAAGCAGTAATTTGTGGAGACAATAGTGAAATTTAGTTTTATGTGTAGTGATAAAAATGTACAATAGAATATAGAGTGGTAGATCTATTGCTTAAGGTTTTTTAATCATGACCAGATTAGGGAAATCTATCTTCGAGGAGTAAAAGAAATTAACTATCGACTCAGAAGAGCTTCTGACTAAGGAGTGACATTAGAATACATTGAACTCTggttatatggaaatttgaaaaacacattctttgaaattatcaaatttTCCGGACAAACGAACCGTACTGGTTCCGTTCACGCGTTTTAGATTCTCGGTGTGTTCTATTTGATATCTCAGTAGATTCGCTGAGTCGATATTATTTCCTGCATTACTTTTTCAAGCTCAAATCGTCCGATtagaacaaaattttgaatgttATATCCTTGCCCCGAAAAATATCCCTAAGGCCCGATGAGACTTACccaccaaatcgaatatttctctgaaatttaattatatatGCCAAAATTGTCCTGAGGGGAACAACTGATTTTCTTAGAATTTTGAataatcctggagaaacttccgatgcgaggtggtagaagaatttgtgtacttgagctcactagtgactgccgaaaatgatatcagcagagaaattcggagacgcatagtggctggaaatcgtacgtactttggactccgcaagacgctccgatcgaatagagttcgccgccgtaccaaactgacaatctgcaaaacgctcattagaccggtagtcctctacggacacgagacctggacgatgctcgtggaggaccaacgcgcacttggagttttcgaaaggaaagtgctgcgtaccatctatggtggggtgcagatggcggacggtacgtggaggaggcgaatgaaccaagagttgcatgagctgctgggagaaccatccatcgttcacaccgcgaaaatcggacgactgcggtgggccgggcacgtagccagaatgtcggacagtaacccggtgaaaatggttctcgacaacgatccgacgggcacaagaaggcgaggtgtgcagcgagcaaggtggatcgatcaggtggaagatgacttgcggaccctccgtagactgcgtggttggcgacgtgtagccatggaccgagccgaatggagaagactcttatataccgcacatgccacttcggccttagtctgaataaataataaataatcctATTTATTTTCTGGGGAAATCTCCAGTagttgaaattccgaaagagtACTTGGAAGAATGTACAATaatattcttgaagaaatttaagaatgtagGAATTGTCTTGAGGatgtcctttggaaatttcggaggaattattggagatatctccgagggaatggaatttccgttggtatctgaaggaattccttaaataattttcgtaagagtaatttttttttggaaacatcctggaggtatttcctaaagaattatttaagatatttacgaaaaaatgttaaaagtttattcctaaggaattcttgaaaacaTTCGAAGATTTCTGAACCCGGTTTTGACTCTGGGATTGCTTGCTAGGAAACCCTCAAAAATGCCGCAATTACAGATTATTTATCATCACACAggaattggatttttttggaaaaatattccaaaaaaatcttagtGTTAATTGTCGACGACAAAATGCACTAATAGTTCGTTATACTCGAAACTGTTGACATTTTTTCAACACTACAAGTACCGAGCCAAGATTTGTAACGTAAAGTACCGAGATTTTGCCGGTACCGTTTTTTAATAAAATCCCTTGattgaatgaaatgaaaatctaagaattattttgtgatttcaaaGAATATGCGGAAACAagcattctgaaaaaaaatattccaggaTCCATGCAAAAAAACCTGATTGGAATATTACCAATTTCCGCGTGATAAAGAGGAACTTTTCGGTTCTTCATCTCAAAGCTCCCATTTTCatcctttaaaaaaacaaagcaatgaagcAGAGTTTGGTTTGTTCCttagttttgtgatttttttcatcagtgcGAACGCatgttaggggccgtacacttattacgtaagcatattttctgggtttttcgacccttcctgcccccatgtaagatttttttcatacaaatgatttttttatttatatggtgcgt comes from Armigeres subalbatus isolate Guangzhou_Male chromosome 2, GZ_Asu_2, whole genome shotgun sequence and encodes:
- the LOC134217795 gene encoding homeotic protein empty spiracles-like, yielding MARVIISIMTLVVTATAQNVIQVPPPNLQQIGQPEYTPIQPFNIAPDGFYGFNPYSNAIGPPQQVPFAVDPYNSIAPSPYNYPVPANAHPAFQNQPFPQFPGFPQLPQFFPQFPGPFQPGVQSVIPPHAIQQGPPQANPLAAVSYMNFQTQQATQPPQPLRPAIAPAQGVNGLPKPVSTPNVNSNNQAYGSSYGMYVPAGAAPSEATATTTAAEGSTKGARYEAVSGDTVHTATLPGHEKDYKVVSGHAAPVDVAVPVSKKQ